Genomic segment of Avibacterium volantium:
CGGCGCGCGCGTTGGGATTAAGCCTTGCTTATGTGCAAGGAATGGCGCTCACTTATACTTTACTCGGGCTAGCCGTGGCCGCCATCGGATTGCCTTTCCAAATTGCGTTGCAAAGCCCTTATGTACTCATCGGTTTATCGGTGATTTTCGTTCTGCTCGCCTTATCAATGTTCGGTATGTTCACCTTACAACTGCCATCATCATTACAAACCAAGCTCACCTTGTTAAGCCAAAAACAAAAGAGCGGTGCATTTGGCGGCGTTTTTGTGATGGGAATGATCGCAGGCCTTGTGGCATCACCTTGCACTTCCGCACCGCTATCGGGCGCATTGCTTTATGTGGCGCAAAGCGGTGATCTATTTACTGGCGCAATTACCCTTTATTTACTTGCGTTGGGAATGGGCGTGCCACTGATTTTAGCCACGGTTTTCGGCAACCGAATTTTGCCAAAATCAGGCGAATGGTTAGAAAAAGTGAAAGTGATTTTCGGCTTTGTAATGCTTGCCTTGCCGGTTTTCCTGCTTTCTCGTATTTTGCCTGAAATCTGGGAAAATCGTTTATGGGCGTTGCTTGGCGTGTCTTTCTGCTTATGGGCGGGCTTGCAAATCAAAGGGCAGGGCATTGGCTGGGCGTTGCGTATTGGATTTTTTATCTTAGCGATGATCTTGGTGAAACCACTGCAAACTTGGTTCTGGAATGAACCTGATTTAGCGCAATCAACACGCACGCATCAAACCGCGTTCCAAAAAGTAAACAGTTATGACGAGCTACAAAAAATCTTGCAAAAAAATGACCGCACTTTTGCAATGCTTGATCTTTATGCCGATTGGTGCGTGGCTTGTAAAGAGTTTGAAAAATATACTTTTTCCGCTCCTAACGTTCAGCAGGCCTTTGACGATATTTTATTGTTACAAGTAGATATGACAAAAAATAGCCCAGAAAACAAAGTGTTAATGGAAAAACTGAATGTACTAGGCCTACCCACCATCATCTTTTTTGATAAACAAGGCAACGAAATTGAACCCGCCCGCATTACGGGATTTATGAATGCTGATGAATTTTTGGAGTGGTTGGAAGTGCGTTTGGATTAGACAACCCACAGGTGTAGCATTTGTAGAATGCCAGGTTAAGCGAGGTATAGTACAAGATTTACATAATTAAAACAAACCCCATCATCTGATGGGGTTATTCTTGGTGGATTAACTATTTTGTGCAATAAACGCCGCTAATTGATTTTTAGGCAATGCGCCTACTTGCGAAGCAACGGCTTTTCCTTCTTTAAACATTAATAAAGTTGGAATGCTGCGAACGCCAAATTGGGCTGGTGTTGCTTGGTTTTCGTCAATATTGATTTTCACAATTTTCACTTTATCGCCTAATTCTGCTGCTAATTCATCAAGAATTGGGCCAACCATACGGCAAGGACCACACCAAGGTGCCCAGAAATCTAATAATACAGGCACATCTGATCTTAAAACATCAGCTTCGAAAGTGGCATCAGTTGTATGTAATACTTCACTCATTTTATTTTCCTTATTTGTCTTGTCTATTGTCTAATTTGCCATAGGTTATGGCGTTTTCCTGAATATGAGGCGATGATAGCACAAATTCAAGCTATCATCACTAATCAATGTAATTGTTAAAAATTAAGATGGTAGCACTAAATTCGGGCAAGGTTTGCCTGTTTTTAGGCTGTAAATATTTTCTAGCGTTACGTTAGAAATACTGGTCAGCGCTTCTTCCGTTAAGAATGCCTGATGCCCTGTGAGCAACACATTATGACACGAAGATAAACGGCGGAAGACATCGTCTTGAATCACTTCGTTGGATTTATCTTCAAAGAACAGATCGCGTTCATTTTCATAGACGTCCATTCCTAATGCGCCAATTTTGCGTTGTTTTA
This window contains:
- the trxA gene encoding thioredoxin; translated protein: MSEVLHTTDATFEADVLRSDVPVLLDFWAPWCGPCRMVGPILDELAAELGDKVKIVKINIDENQATPAQFGVRSIPTLLMFKEGKAVASQVGALPKNQLAAFIAQNS
- a CDS encoding protein-disulfide reductase DsbD; its protein translation is MKKIFTFLLCFCTALVVQAGLFDSKPQFLKADDAFQFSAQSQAENLQLAWQIAPDYYLYKKEILLEQGEQKVANLPFPSAEKYQDEFFGETEIYRDHLTLNVPISSTTPQTFSVTYQGCTKGFCYPPETKTVQWQPFATHSSEKTAQKNTALLPTLNEQQSLAQRLFESKYAVFGFFLLGLGLAFTPCVLPMLPLLSAVVIGSGQRPSTARALGLSLAYVQGMALTYTLLGLAVAAIGLPFQIALQSPYVLIGLSVIFVLLALSMFGMFTLQLPSSLQTKLTLLSQKQKSGAFGGVFVMGMIAGLVASPCTSAPLSGALLYVAQSGDLFTGAITLYLLALGMGVPLILATVFGNRILPKSGEWLEKVKVIFGFVMLALPVFLLSRILPEIWENRLWALLGVSFCLWAGLQIKGQGIGWALRIGFFILAMILVKPLQTWFWNEPDLAQSTRTHQTAFQKVNSYDELQKILQKNDRTFAMLDLYADWCVACKEFEKYTFSAPNVQQAFDDILLLQVDMTKNSPENKVLMEKLNVLGLPTIIFFDKQGNEIEPARITGFMNADEFLEWLEVRLD